Proteins from a genomic interval of Niabella soli DSM 19437:
- a CDS encoding dipeptidase has translation MNLFNPIRLLIGLICLTPVLVTAQNAATIHSKAILVDGHNDVIYSSIWNGKDISRPVPEGQTDFPRWKKGGLDVQFFSVFTDPEPRSKLGLFTDANDQIDSLDALIQRNPQSIVLARSYKDIMKGIREKKIVALIGVEGGHMIENDMNKLIALQKRGMRYLTLTWNNSTPWATSAMDETLHADTLKHKGLTDFGKTIVRKLNELGVLVDLSHTGEQTFYDAIATSTRPVILSHSSVYNICPVFRNVKDDQIKAVAKNGGVICINFFSGFISKKYAAKSEQLLQYDKQFTDSVYALTHDSVETKKQWAHYYKEQTEPLRPTLSDVVDHIDYIVKLVGDDYVGIGSDFDGITSVPIGLEDVSCYPAITAELLRRGYSEKSIDKILGGNVLRVIKANF, from the coding sequence ATGAATTTATTTAACCCGATACGGTTGCTCATTGGGCTGATTTGCCTCACCCCTGTTTTAGTAACGGCGCAAAATGCGGCAACCATTCATAGCAAAGCCATCCTGGTAGATGGACATAATGATGTCATCTATTCATCAATCTGGAATGGAAAGGACATTTCCCGGCCGGTACCCGAGGGGCAGACCGATTTTCCCCGCTGGAAAAAAGGCGGGCTGGATGTTCAGTTCTTTTCCGTGTTTACCGACCCCGAGCCCCGCAGTAAACTGGGTTTATTTACCGATGCCAATGACCAGATCGATTCGCTGGATGCATTGATCCAAAGGAACCCCCAATCCATAGTGCTGGCGCGATCTTATAAGGACATCATGAAAGGCATCCGTGAAAAAAAGATCGTTGCGCTTATTGGTGTGGAAGGAGGGCATATGATCGAAAACGATATGAACAAGCTGATAGCGTTACAGAAAAGAGGGATGCGCTATCTTACCCTTACCTGGAACAACAGTACTCCCTGGGCTACCAGCGCTATGGACGAAACCTTACATGCCGATACCCTGAAACACAAGGGGCTGACGGATTTCGGCAAGACGATAGTACGCAAGCTGAATGAACTGGGCGTACTGGTAGACCTTTCCCATACTGGTGAGCAAACCTTTTATGACGCCATCGCCACCAGCACCAGGCCCGTTATTTTATCGCATAGTTCGGTGTATAACATCTGTCCCGTATTCCGCAATGTGAAAGACGACCAGATAAAAGCTGTGGCAAAAAATGGCGGGGTCATCTGCATTAATTTCTTCTCGGGTTTCATCAGTAAAAAATATGCAGCTAAATCAGAGCAACTGTTGCAATATGATAAACAGTTCACAGACTCTGTGTATGCCCTTACGCATGATTCTGTTGAAACAAAAAAACAATGGGCGCATTACTACAAGGAACAGACGGAGCCCCTGCGGCCAACCCTGTCTGATGTGGTCGATCATATCGACTATATCGTAAAACTGGTGGGTGACGACTACGTCGGGATCGGCTCGGATTTTGACGGCATCACTTCCGTTCCCATAGGGCTCGAAGACGTAAGCTGCTATCCGGCGATCACGGCGGAACTGTTACGCCGGGGTTATTCTGAAAAATCCATTGACAAGATCCTCGGCGGAAATGTATTGCGGGTAATAAAAGCAAATTTTTGA
- a CDS encoding bifunctional YncE family protein/alkaline phosphatase family protein, whose protein sequence is MKSIGKAFIGGLMLGLPFITTAQTLQQLEAKKIQLPNEWSLTPAGTNITLGDLPLNLVISNSRKLAAVTNNGQSTQTIDLIDIKSQKRLDSIIIARSWYGLAFSGNDQFIYASGGHNNQVDRYEIKKNRLALKDSFVLGKKWPNRIGTAGLDVDDKTTNQLYVVTREDSSLYVFDLNTKKIKNKIGLGAEAYACKLSPDRKLLYISVWGDAKVLIWDVTAQKIAAQIHVGSHPNEMTLSKNGKLLFVANANDNSVSVINTETRAVVETLNAALYPNAPSGSTSNGVALSEDNKTLYVANADNNCLAVFDISNTGNSVSKGFIPVGWYPTNVRVVGNQLLVTNGKGLSSLPNPYGPNPTHTKESVARHKGDNNQPAKVQYIAGLFTGTLSFIPTPTAQQLAVYSQAVYKNTPYSKDKELIASGEAGNPIPMKVGGASPIKYVFYVIKENRTFDQVLGDVEKGNGDTSLCIFGKRITPNLHKIVNDFVLLDNFYVNAEVSADGHNWSMGAYATDYLEKTWPSSYGGRGGTYGGEGERKIANNRDGFIWDHAKRNKVSFRTYGEFADNGKANLEVLKGHFATYTGFNLSVADTTRFQQWKKDFDSLLAIHALPQLSTVRFGNDHTEGMRAGRHTPYAHVADNDLAVGMFIDYISKSPIWKECAIFILEDDAQNGPDHVDAHRSTAYVISPYVKRNYVDHTMYSTTGVLRTMELILGMPPMTQYDAAATPLWRSFTSKADYTGFDHLPANVNLSDRNPSKGKLALMSEKFNWSEEDAVPDLVFNDILWMGLKGTPAPSPVRAAFLQFKEKKKDARKDDD, encoded by the coding sequence ATGAAATCAATTGGTAAAGCCTTTATCGGCGGCTTGATGCTGGGCCTGCCGTTTATAACAACTGCTCAAACCCTGCAGCAGTTGGAAGCGAAAAAAATACAACTGCCTAATGAGTGGTCGCTAACGCCGGCAGGCACTAATATTACGTTGGGGGACCTTCCGTTAAACCTGGTGATAAGCAATAGCCGCAAATTAGCGGCAGTAACCAATAACGGGCAAAGCACACAAACGATAGACCTGATCGATATCAAAAGTCAAAAACGGCTGGACAGTATCATTATCGCCAGATCCTGGTACGGACTGGCTTTTAGTGGTAACGATCAGTTTATTTACGCTTCGGGCGGGCATAATAACCAGGTGGATCGTTACGAGATAAAAAAGAACAGGCTGGCCTTAAAGGACTCTTTTGTATTGGGGAAAAAATGGCCCAATAGAATTGGTACTGCCGGGCTGGATGTGGATGATAAAACAACCAACCAGTTGTATGTGGTTACCCGGGAAGACAGCAGTCTTTATGTGTTTGATCTGAACACCAAGAAAATAAAGAATAAGATCGGGTTGGGGGCAGAAGCGTATGCCTGTAAATTATCTCCGGACAGGAAGCTCCTGTATATTAGTGTTTGGGGGGATGCTAAAGTGTTGATATGGGATGTAACGGCGCAGAAAATAGCCGCCCAGATCCATGTGGGCAGCCATCCGAACGAAATGACATTAAGCAAGAACGGGAAATTATTGTTTGTTGCCAACGCCAACGACAATAGCGTATCGGTTATAAATACCGAAACCCGTGCGGTTGTAGAAACGCTGAATGCCGCATTATATCCTAATGCGCCCAGCGGCTCTACCAGTAACGGGGTGGCGCTTTCTGAAGATAACAAAACGTTATATGTAGCTAATGCCGATAATAATTGCCTGGCGGTTTTTGACATAAGCAATACCGGCAACTCCGTATCGAAGGGATTTATCCCGGTAGGTTGGTACCCCACCAATGTAAGGGTGGTTGGGAACCAGTTGCTGGTAACCAATGGTAAGGGGCTGTCTTCGTTGCCCAATCCTTACGGGCCCAATCCAACCCATACAAAGGAGTCAGTGGCAAGGCATAAGGGAGATAACAACCAGCCTGCAAAAGTGCAATACATTGCCGGGTTATTTACCGGCACATTAAGTTTTATTCCCACGCCCACGGCACAGCAGCTCGCCGTGTATTCGCAGGCCGTTTATAAAAATACGCCGTACTCAAAAGATAAGGAACTGATCGCATCGGGCGAGGCAGGTAATCCCATTCCGATGAAAGTGGGCGGGGCTTCCCCGATCAAATATGTTTTTTATGTGATCAAAGAGAACCGCACGTTCGACCAGGTTTTGGGCGATGTGGAAAAAGGCAATGGTGATACCAGTCTTTGCATCTTTGGCAAACGGATCACCCCCAACCTGCATAAAATTGTAAACGATTTTGTGCTGCTGGATAATTTTTATGTAAATGCTGAAGTGAGCGCGGACGGGCATAACTGGAGCATGGGCGCTTATGCAACCGACTACCTTGAAAAAACATGGCCTTCCAGCTATGGCGGTCGCGGCGGTACCTATGGCGGAGAGGGCGAGCGCAAGATCGCCAACAACAGGGATGGATTTATCTGGGATCATGCCAAACGGAATAAAGTATCTTTTCGCACGTATGGTGAGTTTGCTGACAATGGAAAAGCAAACCTGGAGGTGTTGAAAGGGCATTTTGCTACCTATACGGGATTTAATTTGTCGGTAGCGGATACCACGCGTTTTCAGCAATGGAAAAAGGATTTTGATTCGCTGTTGGCGATCCATGCACTGCCGCAATTGTCAACTGTACGTTTCGGGAATGATCATACGGAAGGCATGCGCGCGGGAAGACATACGCCTTATGCCCATGTAGCAGATAATGATCTGGCCGTGGGTATGTTTATCGACTATATCAGCAAGAGCCCGATATGGAAGGAGTGTGCGATTTTTATCCTGGAAGATGATGCGCAGAACGGTCCCGATCATGTGGATGCGCATCGCAGTACCGCTTATGTGATCAGTCCCTATGTAAAAAGAAATTATGTGGATCATACGATGTATTCGACCACTGGAGTATTACGGACCATGGAACTGATCCTGGGAATGCCGCCAATGACACAATATGATGCCGCTGCAACACCGCTCTGGCGCAGCTTTACAAGTAAAGCGGATTATACAGGGTTTGATCACCTGCCGGCAAATGTTAATCTGAGCGATCGAAATCCCTCAAAAGGCAAACTGGCGCTAATGAGTGAAAAATTCAACTGGTCCGAGGAAGATGCCGTGCCCGACCTGGTATTTAATGATATTTTGTGGATGGGCCTCAAAGGCACTCCGGCGCCTTCCCCGGTACGCGCAGCTTTCCTGCAATTTAAAGAAAAGAAGAAAGATGCGAGGAAGGATGATGACTAA